The genomic window CGTGACCACACCTACGGCATCATCAACGGAACCAGGGAATCGCCGCATCCTCCTGGTCGAAGACGAACAGACCATCGCCGATGTGGTCCGCGACTACCTGTTGCAGGCGGGCTTCCAAGTGGATATGGCCGGTGATGGGTTCACCGCACTGGAACTGGCAGCCGAGCGCCAGCCCGACCTTGTGATCCTGGACCGGATGTTGCCTGGACTGGACGGCGTTGAAGTGTGCCGGCGGCTCCGCCGAACCATGAGCGTACCGGTCATCATGGTCACGGCTTTGGGGACCGAAGATGACAGGATCCTGGGCTTGGAGATGGGGGCCGATGACTATGTCACCAAGCCCTTCTCGCCACGGGAACTGGTCCTGAGGGTGAAATCGGTGCTCCGGCGAAGCATCAAGGAGTTCACGCCGGAACCGCCGGTGGAAGCTGCTGGGCTCGAACTGGATCCCGCATCCCGGACGGTCACGCACCATGGAGTTCTGCTGGCGTTGACAGTCCGCGAATTTGATCTCCTGGCTTTCCTGATGCGGCGTCCCAACCAGGTTTTCAGCCGGGAGGAACTCATCAAAGCCGTGTGGGGCTGGGACTTCGGCGACCTCTCGACCGTTACCGTGCACGTGCGCCGTCTTCGGGAAAAGATTGAAGCCAACCCCACCAAACCGGAACTGCTAAAAACGGTCTGGGGCGTGGGGTACCGTTTCGATTCCGGCGCCGGCCAGGTTGCGGGCAGCTCCGACATAGTTGCCGGCCCTACCGATACAGGGGAGGAGGGCCATGGAGGGCAGTGAGCTCTGGACCATCCTGGCGTGGGTGCTGTTCTGGGCCGTCCTCATCGGCGCAGCCACCTTGCTCAGCCTGCGCCTGCTGCGGCGGGCATCTGTCCTGGCGCAGATCTGCCTGGTGGTGGTGGCTACAGTGGCAGTCCTGGTAGCTGGCATGGTCAGCGCCTTCAATGCCATGTTCATCTCCGCGAGGGACCTGGAAGTCATGTGGTACATCCTGGCCATGGCCTCAGCCGTAGCTGTAGCACTGTCCCTGATGTTGGGCGCCGGCGTGTCCCGGAATGCGGCCCGGTTGGTGGATGCCGCGCGGCGGCTAGGCCGTGGAGAAACCCTTGACCATGCAGGAGAGGGGCGGGGAACCGCTCCAGCCATGACGTCCGAACTTGCCGAACTGGCCCAGGAGCTCGAAGCCAGCAGCCGGCGCCTCGCCGAGTCACGCGAACGCGAAGCCGCCATTGAGACTGCCCGGCGGGAGCTTGTGTCGTGGATTTCGCATGACCTCCGGACCCCGCTGGCCAGCATGCGTGCCATGACGGAGGCACTGGAAGACGGCATGGCGTCAGATGTCCCTGGCTATTACCGGAAAATCATCGGCCAGACCGAGCAGATGACCGCCATGGTCAACGACCTCCTCGAGTTGTCCAAGATCCAGGCCGGCACCCTGCGCCTTCGTGCGGAACCCCTGGACCTTTACGACCTCGTCAGTGATGCACTGTCCGATCTTGCGCCCTTGGCCGCCCAACGCGGCATCACGCTCGACGGCGGCGGGGACCGGGAGTGCATGGCAGTCGCCGACGGACCAAGCCTGGCCAGGGCCGTTCGGAACATCCTGCTCAACGCCATCACCTACAGCCGCCCGGGCACCGAAGTCCACGTCAGCGTCGGAAGGGGCAGCGTTGGAAGTGACAGCGTCGGAGAGGACAGCACGGCCCGGGAAGGCACGCAGAACGACTGGCGGGCAGTGGTTGCGGTACAGGATCAGTGCGGGGGCATTCCTGCCGAGGACCTGCCCCACCTGTTCGAGACGGGTTGGCAGAAAGATCCCGCCCGTGGAGCTGCTGAGGGGCTGCAAGGCAGCTACAGTGGTGCGGGCATCGGACTGAGCATGGTGGCGGGCATCGTCAAGGCCCACGGGGGATCGGTCACCGTAGAGAACGTCGACGGCGGTTGCCGGTTTGCGCTGTCCCTTCCCGCAGGCCCCCTTCCCGCAGGCCCCCTTCCCGCAGGCCCGCTCGCGGAGGGGCCGCTCACAGCAGCCCCTCCCGCCTCGGGTTCGAATCCGGCTGTTGCACCTCAGGCTGACGCGCTTCAAGACGCGCTTCAAGCTGTTCCATCTCAAGCTGTGCCGCTTCAAGCTGTTCCATCTCAAGCTGACCGGCTTCAAGCTGACCAGGGTCCGGCCGCATTCCTTCCGGCGCGGGAGGTTCCGCCATCTTCCCTCCCGGTTTCGACCGGGACTTCAACAGAGCAACGCCCAGGAGGCGACGCATGACCACGCCCAGCAGTATCGACAAGCCAGGCCAGTGGGAGGACGGGCAGGGACGCGCGGCGACCCCTGAGACCTCGGGCACGCCGGAAACCACAGGCACACAGGGACGCGCAGCGACCCGGGACACCGCAGGGACCCGGGACACCGCAGTCCCGTCCGGACCCCAAGCACAGAAGTCGCCGCGGGCCCGGCCCAATCCACGCCTGTGGGCTGCGGCGTCCGGCATCGCGGCCGGCGGCGCCGGGATCGCTGCGGGCGAGCTGACAGCTGGCCTGCTGAGTCCCTTGGTTTCTCCGGTCACTGCCTTGGGCGGTGCAGTGATCGACGCCGTCCCTCCGGGGGTCAAGGACCTCGCTGTACAGTTGTTCGGCACTGCGGACAAGATCGTATTGATCGCCTCGATCGGGATCGTCGCAGGGCTGCTGGCAGCACTGGCAGGTGTCCTGGAACGCCGCCGTACTGGCTGGGGCCTGGTGATGGCCGGAGTTGCCGGGGCGGCCGGCCTGACCGCCGTCGTTACCCGTGCCCAGGCGGGCCCGCAAGCGGCCCTGGCCCCTATCGTCGCGGCGATCGTTACCATGCTGCTGTTGCGGGCACTCGTCCGCCGGCTCGCCACCTGGATCCCTCCCGGTGCTGCACCGGCGCGCCAGGGTGACGATCCCGCGCCGCTGGCGCGGCGCAGCTTCCTTAATGCCCTCGCCGGAACCTCCCTTGCGGCCGCCGTGGCCGGAACCGTTACCGCCGTCCTCACCCGCGCAACCACCGTGGCGTCAGGTTTCCGGGAGTCCATGACCCTGCCGGAGCCAACAACGCCGGCCCAGGCAATACCCGCCGGCGCCTCGCTGTCGGTGGACGGTATCAGCCCGCTGGTGACCCCCAACGCCGATTTCTACAGGATTGACACTGCACTGACCGTCCCTGCCATCGACCCGCCTGCCTGGAAGCTCAAGGTCACCGGGATGGTGGAAAACGAGGTCGAACTTGATTTCGCCACGCTTCTCTCCAAACCCATGACGGAGCGTCACATCACCATCGCCTGCGTGTCCAACAACGTAGGTGGAGACCTGATCGGCAACGCACTCTGGTTGGGCTGGCCGGTCAGGGAGCTTCTCGCCATGGCCCGGCCCAAGGCGGGCGCGGACATGGTGCTGAGCACCAGCAACGACGGCTGGACAGCGAGCACCCCTTTGGAGGCGTTGACGGACAACCGTGATGCAATGCTCGCCGTGGGCATGAACGGCGAGCCGCTTCCCTTGGAACACGGCTTCCCTGTGCGCATGATCGTCCCCGGACTCTACGGATTCGTTTCGGCCACCAAGTGGCTGACCGAACTGAAAGTCACACGCTTCGCCGACGATACCGCCTACTGGACTCCCCGCGGCTGGAGTGATCGGGGTCCCATCAAAACGCAGTCCCGCATCGATGTTCCCCGCAGCGGAAGGACTGTCCAAGCAGGAACGGTGCAGTTTGGAGGCGTGGCCTGGGCCCAGCACCGGGGAGTCAGCCGGGTGGAGCTTCGGCTCAACCGTGGGCCCTGGAAGCAGGCCACACTGGCCGGCGGGATTTCAACCGACACCTGGTACCAGTGGCAACTGGGCGTTGACCTCACTCCCGGCGACTACGAGGTACAAGTGCGGGCCACCGACTCCACGGGCCAACCGCAGACCGAGGACAAAGCCCCCGTGGCTCCCGACGGCGCCACGGGCTACCACACCATCAACGTCAAGGTGGGATGAGGCCCTAGTCTGGGTAGGTCCGGAGAATTCCCGGTAGCAGGGATGTCACTACAGGAGGTTGTCCGTGCCCAGATCAGTCGCAAACCATCGCCAGGCAGTGGTGGAATTGCTGGCAGGCGTCGCCGCCGCCAAGGGCACCTGCAGGGTGCCATTGCTCGAAGCCCTGGGAAAGCCGCTCGCCGCGGACCTCTTCGCGCCCCTGTCCCTGCCGCCGTTCGACAACTCCCAGATGGACGGCTTTGCCGTTCGCTCGCAGGACATTCCCGGACAGGGCGCGGAACTCCGCGTAGCGGCTCCTGTCCCGGCCGGTGCGGCGCCGGCGGCCCTGAAGCCCGGCTTTGCCGCCCCCATCATGACCGGAGCAATGATTCCTGACGGGGCCGACGCCGTCGTGCCTGTCGAAAAGGCCAGCCCCGCGTCCTTTCCCGAGCCAAGCGACACGGATGCCGTCGTGGAGCTTCCCGCCGTGTCGCCCGGTACCTATGTGCGGAACAGCGGCAGCGACATCGAACACGGCGCACTTGCCTTGGCTGCCGGCACCCTGCTGGGACCGGCCCAGCTTGGCCTGTTGGCGGCCCTGGGCCTGGCAACGGTCGAGGTTCCCGAACCTCTGCGGGTCCTCCTGGTGACCACCGGGGATGAGGTGGTGGAACCGGGGGAGGCGCTGACTGCCGGGAAGATCTTCGACTCCAACGGCACGCTGCTGGAGGCCTCCATGCGCCAAGCCGGCCTGGAGGTTGTCCGTTCCGGTATTTCAGATGACCATCCCTCCAGCCTTCTGTCGGTCCTTCAACATCACACCGGCGAGGCGGAGACTGCTGTGGACATCATTGTCACTACCGGGGGAGTGAGCAAAGGAGCCTACGAGGTGGTGCGACAGGCCATGGTGGGCCAGCCTGTCGATTTCGTCCCCGTTGCCATGCAGCCGGGCGGGCCGCAGGGCCTGGGAACCTTCAACGGCGTTCCCTTCCTTGGTTTTCCCGGGAATCCGGTCAGCTGCCTCGTCTCTTTCGAAATGTTCCTCCGGCCGGCATTGTCGGAGGTCATGGGTACGCCGGCCCCCAGGACCGTCCAGGCGGCGCGCCTGGCTGCGCCGCTGACCTCGCCCGAAGGCAAGCACCAGGTCCGGCGCGGATCGGTGGCCGGCGATGGCACGGTCCACATGGAAGGTGGGGCCGGGTCCCATCTGGTGCATGCCTTGGCCCGCGCCAATGCGTTGATCCAGATACCCGCCGCCGTCACGGAACTCAACGCAGGAGCCGAAGTGGAAGTATGGATGCTGTGAATGAAACTCCCGGGACAAGAACAGAGCACGACGGCGGGCTGACGCACCTCCGGCAGGACGGCACCGCACAAATGGTTGATGTGTCGGCGAAGGCAGTTACCACCCGCCAGGCCACCGCAACGGCAACGGTCCGCACCAGCGGGCAAGTGATGGCGCTCCTTGGTGCCGGCGAGTTGCCCAAAGGTGACGCGCTCGCCGTGGCCCGGGTGGCAGGAATCATGGCGGCGAAGAAGACTCCGGAGCTGATCCCGTTGTGCCACCCGTTGCCGATTTCCAAGGTAACGGTGGATTTCGACCTCGGTGCTGACGCAGTGAACATTGTGGCTACCGTCAAGACCAAGGGCGTCACCGGCGTCGAAATGGAGGCCCTGACAGCGGCGTCGGTGGCGGCCCTGAGTGTCTACGACATGATCAAGGCCGTGGATAAGCACGCAGTGCTGACCGACATCCGCGTGCTCGCCAAAAGCGGTGGCAAGAGCGGCGACTGGGACGATTCCGGGGAACCTCTCCAGGAGGCCGGCGAATGAGCGCTTGTGAACCGAACAGTGTCCGGAAGGCCGGCGTCGTGATCGCCTCCACCCGCGCCGCAGCCGGAATCTACGCGGACGAGACCGGGCCCATTATCCTGGACTGGCTCAATGAACATGGGTTCCAAACCTTTCCCACCATGGTGGTTCCGGACGGAGAACCCGTGGGCGCTGCCCTGAGGGCGCTCCTGACCCAGGACCCCGCCGTCGTCATCACCAGCGGCGGAACAGGACTCAGCCCGGATGACATGACACCGGAAATGACGCTTCCGCTCCTGGACCGGGAAATACCGGGCATCATGGAAGGAATCCGGCGCGCGGGTGCTGCGAAAACCCCCATGGCCATGCTGAGCCGTGGCCACGCGGGAGCCGCGGGGAAGACGTTCATCATCAACCTGCCGGGATCCCCGAAAGGGGTTATGGATGGGCTTGCCGTCCTGGACCCGGTCATTGGGCACTTATGCGAACAACTGGAAGGCAGCCATGGGCACTGAAACAGACTTCGAAGTAGTCAGCGCGGTCCTCAGCGCCGAACCAATCTCCGTTGACCAAGCCATCGCGGCTGTTGAATCGGACACCGCCGGTGCGGTAGTCAGCTTCAGTGGTGTGGTGCGGAACCACGATTCCGGCAAAGCGGTGGACCGGCTCAGTTACAGCGCCCATCCCACGGCGCACCAGGTCATGTCCGACGTCGTGGCACAGCTGGTGGCCGAACACTCAGGCGAAGCCGATCAACCGGTTCGGATCTGGGCGGCACACCGCATCGGAATGCTCCAGATAGGCGACCCGGCACTGGTGTGTGCCGTCGCAGCGGCGCACCGGGGGCAGGCGTTTGCCGTCTGTGCCGAGCTGGTGGACAGGGTCAAGGCGCAGGTGCCCATCTGGAAGGAACAGTTCTTTTCCGATGGCACCGTTGAGTGGGTTGGCGCGGGAGAGTAGCCCCGGGTCACGGTTCCTGCCGGGCCCCGGCCCGGCGGTAGGGTTAACGGCATGACCGAACAACTTGCTGTTGCAGTGCTGGGCGCCAACGGGCGCATGGGAAGTGAAGCCGTTAAAGCTGTGGAAGCAGCTGATGACATGAAGCTCGTAGCCGCCCTGGGCCGCGGCGATTCCCTGGAAACCCTGCTCGACGCCGGTGCGCAGTATGTTGTTGACCTCACCGTTCCGGATACTACCGAGGCCAACGTCCGGTTCGCCGTCGAGCACGGGATGCACGCCGTTGTGGGCACTACCGGCTGGAACGCGGACAAGCTGGACTCCCTTCGCGCATTATTGGAACAGAAGCCGGGCACCGGCGTCCTGATCGCCCCCAACTTTGCCCTGGGCTCCGTGCTGGCTTCTGCGTTTGCCGCCAAGGCGTCCCAGTATTTCGAGTCCGTTGAAATCATCGAACTGCACCACCCGAACAAGGTGGATGCTCCCTCCGGCACGGCCGTTCGCACAGCGCAGCTGATCTCGGAGGCCCGTCGGGAAGCCGGGGTGCCGGCAAGTCCGGACGCCACGGAGACGTCCTTGGACGGGGCCAGGGGCTGTGATGTGGAGGGCGTCCGTGTCCACAGCGTCAGGCTCCGGGGTTTGGTAGCCCACCAGGAAGTCCTGTTTGGCGGCCCTGGTGAGCAACTGACGTTGCGTCACGACTCCTTTGACCGGGCTTCGTTCATGCCCGGTGTCCTGCTGGGGCTGCGCAAAGTTGCAGCGAACCCCGGCCTCACTGTTGGCCTTGATGGTTATTTGGAGCTGGGACTTTAGGTTCATGGGAAATTTCTGGACTTCGTTGAAGAAGAACCGCACCAAAATCTGGGTTGGCGCCATCACCCTCCTGCTGGTCCTGTACCTGGTGGTCTCCGTGCAGCGCTCGTTCCTCCTGCTAGGTGATCCCAACCTGATAGCGAAGGGCATAGGAGCGGCCTACCTTGTGCTGCCGATCGTCGGGGCGTGGGCCCTCATCCGCGAACTGCTCTTTGGTGCGCGAACCGAACAAATGGCCAAGGTCCTGGAAGCCGAAGGCGGCTTGCCCGAGGACACGTTGCCGCGCACACCGGGAGGTCGGATTGTCCGGGCCGCCGCGGATGCCGAATTTGAAAAGTACCGTGCCGAGGCCGAAGCCGCGCCGGAAGACTGGCGTTCCTGGTTCCGGTTGAGTTGCGCCTATGACGCCTCGGGGGACCGTAAGCGCGCCCGGGCATCAATGCGCGACGCCGTGAAGCTGTTCCGGTCTCAGCCCACCGCTGCGGGCCGGTAGCTGCCGAGCCTTGACGCCTGGTGGGCCACCCATTCCAAAGGCCCACGACGCCGGAGCAAGGCGAAACACGCACCGATCACCACTGCGCAAAGCGCCTGGGTCCAGTACATGCCCTCTTCCGTCCACCCGGCGGGCAACGGCTTGTTGGTGAACCCGGAAACCACCCATGCATGGGCGGAATAGAGGCTCAGCGTCATGGCTCCCGGTCCACTGAGCACCATGAGGATATTGACCTTGAGGTTTTCCGCGGCGGCAGCCAGCAGCAGGAAGAAAGCCACCACCGCGGCCGCTGTTCCGCTGGTGTGCAAAAGGTCCAGCGTGGTACCGGCATGGGGGGATGCCGTGGCCAGCCACCACCATGAACCCGTTTGATCCAGCCCCGTCAGGTTTACCTG from Arthrobacter sp. StoSoilB20 includes these protein-coding regions:
- the moaC gene encoding cyclic pyranopterin monophosphate synthase MoaC, with translation MDAVNETPGTRTEHDGGLTHLRQDGTAQMVDVSAKAVTTRQATATATVRTSGQVMALLGAGELPKGDALAVARVAGIMAAKKTPELIPLCHPLPISKVTVDFDLGADAVNIVATVKTKGVTGVEMEALTAASVAALSVYDMIKAVDKHAVLTDIRVLAKSGGKSGDWDDSGEPLQEAGE
- the dapB gene encoding 4-hydroxy-tetrahydrodipicolinate reductase, translating into MTEQLAVAVLGANGRMGSEAVKAVEAADDMKLVAALGRGDSLETLLDAGAQYVVDLTVPDTTEANVRFAVEHGMHAVVGTTGWNADKLDSLRALLEQKPGTGVLIAPNFALGSVLASAFAAKASQYFESVEIIELHHPNKVDAPSGTAVRTAQLISEARREAGVPASPDATETSLDGARGCDVEGVRVHSVRLRGLVAHQEVLFGGPGEQLTLRHDSFDRASFMPGVLLGLRKVAANPGLTVGLDGYLELGL
- a CDS encoding HAMP domain-containing sensor histidine kinase, translated to MEGSELWTILAWVLFWAVLIGAATLLSLRLLRRASVLAQICLVVVATVAVLVAGMVSAFNAMFISARDLEVMWYILAMASAVAVALSLMLGAGVSRNAARLVDAARRLGRGETLDHAGEGRGTAPAMTSELAELAQELEASSRRLAESREREAAIETARRELVSWISHDLRTPLASMRAMTEALEDGMASDVPGYYRKIIGQTEQMTAMVNDLLELSKIQAGTLRLRAEPLDLYDLVSDALSDLAPLAAQRGITLDGGGDRECMAVADGPSLARAVRNILLNAITYSRPGTEVHVSVGRGSVGSDSVGEDSTAREGTQNDWRAVVAVQDQCGGIPAEDLPHLFETGWQKDPARGAAEGLQGSYSGAGIGLSMVAGIVKAHGGSVTVENVDGGCRFALSLPAGPLPAGPLPAGPLAEGPLTAAPPASGSNPAVAPQADALQDALQAVPSQAVPLQAVPSQADRLQADQGPAAFLPAREVPPSSLPVSTGTSTEQRPGGDA
- a CDS encoding molybdenum cofactor biosynthesis protein MoaE; its protein translation is MGTETDFEVVSAVLSAEPISVDQAIAAVESDTAGAVVSFSGVVRNHDSGKAVDRLSYSAHPTAHQVMSDVVAQLVAEHSGEADQPVRIWAAHRIGMLQIGDPALVCAVAAAHRGQAFAVCAELVDRVKAQVPIWKEQFFSDGTVEWVGAGE
- a CDS encoding MogA/MoaB family molybdenum cofactor biosynthesis protein, which gives rise to MSACEPNSVRKAGVVIASTRAAAGIYADETGPIILDWLNEHGFQTFPTMVVPDGEPVGAALRALLTQDPAVVITSGGTGLSPDDMTPEMTLPLLDREIPGIMEGIRRAGAAKTPMAMLSRGHAGAAGKTFIINLPGSPKGVMDGLAVLDPVIGHLCEQLEGSHGH
- a CDS encoding molybdopterin-dependent oxidoreductase, whose amino-acid sequence is MTTPSSIDKPGQWEDGQGRAATPETSGTPETTGTQGRAATRDTAGTRDTAVPSGPQAQKSPRARPNPRLWAAASGIAAGGAGIAAGELTAGLLSPLVSPVTALGGAVIDAVPPGVKDLAVQLFGTADKIVLIASIGIVAGLLAALAGVLERRRTGWGLVMAGVAGAAGLTAVVTRAQAGPQAALAPIVAAIVTMLLLRALVRRLATWIPPGAAPARQGDDPAPLARRSFLNALAGTSLAAAVAGTVTAVLTRATTVASGFRESMTLPEPTTPAQAIPAGASLSVDGISPLVTPNADFYRIDTALTVPAIDPPAWKLKVTGMVENEVELDFATLLSKPMTERHITIACVSNNVGGDLIGNALWLGWPVRELLAMARPKAGADMVLSTSNDGWTASTPLEALTDNRDAMLAVGMNGEPLPLEHGFPVRMIVPGLYGFVSATKWLTELKVTRFADDTAYWTPRGWSDRGPIKTQSRIDVPRSGRTVQAGTVQFGGVAWAQHRGVSRVELRLNRGPWKQATLAGGISTDTWYQWQLGVDLTPGDYEVQVRATDSTGQPQTEDKAPVAPDGATGYHTINVKVG
- the glp gene encoding gephyrin-like molybdotransferase Glp, translated to MSVPRSVANHRQAVVELLAGVAAAKGTCRVPLLEALGKPLAADLFAPLSLPPFDNSQMDGFAVRSQDIPGQGAELRVAAPVPAGAAPAALKPGFAAPIMTGAMIPDGADAVVPVEKASPASFPEPSDTDAVVELPAVSPGTYVRNSGSDIEHGALALAAGTLLGPAQLGLLAALGLATVEVPEPLRVLLVTTGDEVVEPGEALTAGKIFDSNGTLLEASMRQAGLEVVRSGISDDHPSSLLSVLQHHTGEAETAVDIIVTTGGVSKGAYEVVRQAMVGQPVDFVPVAMQPGGPQGLGTFNGVPFLGFPGNPVSCLVSFEMFLRPALSEVMGTPAPRTVQAARLAAPLTSPEGKHQVRRGSVAGDGTVHMEGGAGSHLVHALARANALIQIPAAVTELNAGAEVEVWML
- a CDS encoding response regulator transcription factor — translated: MTTPTASSTEPGNRRILLVEDEQTIADVVRDYLLQAGFQVDMAGDGFTALELAAERQPDLVILDRMLPGLDGVEVCRRLRRTMSVPVIMVTALGTEDDRILGLEMGADDYVTKPFSPRELVLRVKSVLRRSIKEFTPEPPVEAAGLELDPASRTVTHHGVLLALTVREFDLLAFLMRRPNQVFSREELIKAVWGWDFGDLSTVTVHVRRLREKIEANPTKPELLKTVWGVGYRFDSGAGQVAGSSDIVAGPTDTGEEGHGGQ